In the genome of Rhizobium etli 8C-3, one region contains:
- a CDS encoding DsbA family protein codes for MLISEMQLTKRQLLSGMAAATATLAITGTANAAAELPQPAGDVDMTEVLKPGPLPEMALGKQDAPVTIVEYMSMTCPHCANFHNTTFDEIKKKYVDTGKARFIIREFPFDPAAAAAFMLARCNASKPEELSAPEQYFPMVSMLFKQQETWAAAEDRRAALLQMAKLAGFSEDSFTKCLTNQKLLDEVNATRERGSKEFGIDATPTFLINGKRYSGDMPVDTMSALIDSLL; via the coding sequence ATGCTGATCTCTGAAATGCAACTGACGAAACGCCAGCTTCTGAGCGGCATGGCCGCCGCGACCGCGACGCTTGCGATTACCGGCACGGCAAATGCAGCAGCCGAACTTCCGCAGCCGGCTGGCGATGTCGACATGACGGAGGTGCTGAAGCCCGGCCCGCTGCCAGAAATGGCGCTCGGCAAGCAAGATGCGCCCGTGACCATCGTCGAATATATGTCGATGACCTGCCCGCATTGCGCCAACTTCCACAACACGACCTTCGACGAGATCAAGAAGAAGTACGTGGACACCGGCAAGGCGCGTTTCATCATCCGCGAATTCCCATTTGATCCGGCGGCAGCAGCAGCCTTCATGCTGGCTCGCTGCAACGCCTCCAAGCCGGAAGAATTGAGCGCGCCGGAACAGTATTTCCCGATGGTTTCCATGCTTTTCAAGCAGCAGGAAACCTGGGCCGCCGCTGAAGATCGCCGTGCTGCACTTCTCCAGATGGCCAAACTCGCCGGATTTAGTGAGGATAGTTTTACGAAGTGCTTGACGAACCAGAAGCTTCTGGATGAAGTGAACGCCACGCGGGAAAGGGGCTCCAAGGAGTTCGGCATCGATGCCACGCCGACTTTCCTCATCAACGGGAAGCGTTATTCTGGAGACATGCCGGTTGACACCATGTCGGCCCTCATCGACAGCCTGCTTTGA
- a CDS encoding chromosome segregation SMC family protein, with translation MKFNKLRLIGFKSFVEPTEFIIERGLTGVVGPNGCGKSNLVEALRWVMGENSYKNMRASGMDDVIFSGSGNRPARNTAEVGLYLDNSERTAPAAFNDSDEIQVTRRIEREQGSIYRINGKESRAKDVQLLFADASTGARSPSMVGQGRIGELISAKPQARRQLLEEAAGISGLHSRRHEAELRLRAAEGNLERLDDVTSQLEGQIESLKRQARQANRFKTLSAEIRAREATLLHIRWVQAKEAEADADSALNQATVVVAEKAQIQMEAAKAQGVASLKLPELRESEARAAAALQRLQIAKSQLEDDANRILRRRDELTRRLAQLAEDIQREQRLVSDNAAILSRLDAEETDIAEILADSGRHADELREAFEGAAAKLADSERVFAALTAERAEAAAGRHQLERAIRDLADRKTRLERQMNEANREFSSVAEKIAALPDPDEKRAVVEAAETAVAEAEAVIQAVEQALSAAREKEALSRAPVDQARSKLNALETEGRTISRMLAAGAAAGEFSPVADELRVDRGFETALGAALGDDLESPLDPKAPAHWSGNGDGTSDPALPTGAVPLLNHVGAPAALTRRLKQIGLVADGDAMRLMNDLKPGQRLVTKDGAVFRWDGHVTGADAPSGAALRLAQKNRLGELEREVSLARDVLAQSEERLAMAGEAIRGEERRLGEARDMNRLSVRHLAEARDALAAAERASGDLIRRRDVVAEAVSQLQSQQEDLAVQEETARIELEDAPDLTTLDGRLRIQQAEVATDRGLAAEARARHESLNRENEARKRRIIAIGQERETWRQRAASAEDHIATLRDREEEAREEAAELEMAPDEFEDKRQALLNELQRAEAARRGAADLLAAAELVQREADHKAATALSELAESRERRARAEERLVSAREKRQESESRIREMLNVAPHEAYRLTGLQAMQSVPDLRDVERELERLKMERERLGAVNLRAEEEQKELTEKLEALIKERDDVIDAIRKLRGAIQSLNREGRERLIAAFDVVNGQFQRLFTHLFGGGTAELQLIESDDPLEAGLEILARPPGKKPQTMTLLSGGEQALTAMALIFAVFLTNPAPICVLDEVDAPLDDHNVERYCNLMDEMAASTETRFVIITHNPITMARMNRLFGVTMAEQGVSQLVSVDLQTAERLRETA, from the coding sequence ATGAAGTTCAACAAGCTCCGCCTCATCGGCTTCAAATCCTTCGTCGAGCCGACCGAATTCATCATCGAGCGGGGTCTGACCGGCGTTGTCGGGCCGAACGGCTGCGGCAAGTCCAATCTTGTCGAGGCGCTGCGCTGGGTGATGGGCGAGAACTCGTACAAGAACATGCGCGCCTCCGGCATGGACGACGTGATCTTCTCCGGTTCGGGAAACCGCCCGGCGCGCAACACGGCCGAAGTCGGGCTCTATCTCGACAACAGCGAGCGTACGGCGCCTGCCGCCTTCAACGATAGCGACGAGATTCAGGTGACCCGTCGCATCGAGCGCGAACAGGGTTCGATCTATCGAATCAATGGCAAGGAAAGCCGTGCCAAGGACGTGCAGCTTCTCTTCGCCGATGCGTCTACGGGCGCCCGCTCGCCTTCGATGGTCGGGCAGGGGCGCATCGGCGAGCTGATTTCGGCAAAGCCCCAGGCCCGCCGCCAGTTGCTGGAAGAGGCCGCCGGCATTTCTGGCCTGCATTCGCGCCGCCATGAGGCCGAACTGCGGCTGCGCGCCGCTGAAGGCAACCTCGAACGCCTTGATGACGTGACCTCGCAGCTTGAAGGCCAGATCGAGAGCCTGAAGCGCCAGGCGCGTCAGGCAAACCGCTTCAAGACGTTGTCTGCCGAAATCCGCGCGCGCGAAGCCACACTGCTGCATATCCGCTGGGTACAGGCGAAGGAGGCGGAAGCCGATGCAGACAGCGCCCTCAATCAGGCGACCGTCGTCGTTGCCGAAAAGGCCCAGATCCAGATGGAGGCCGCAAAGGCTCAAGGGGTGGCCAGCCTGAAGCTTCCGGAGCTTCGCGAGAGCGAGGCGCGTGCCGCCGCTGCCCTCCAGCGGCTGCAGATCGCAAAATCCCAGCTCGAGGACGATGCGAACCGCATCCTGCGCCGTCGCGACGAACTGACGCGTCGCCTGGCGCAACTCGCCGAGGACATTCAGCGCGAGCAGCGGCTGGTGTCGGACAATGCTGCGATCCTTTCGCGGCTCGATGCCGAGGAGACGGATATTGCGGAGATATTGGCAGATTCTGGCCGCCATGCCGACGAATTGCGCGAGGCGTTCGAAGGGGCTGCGGCAAAGCTTGCCGACAGCGAGCGCGTTTTCGCAGCGCTGACCGCCGAGCGCGCCGAAGCTGCCGCTGGACGCCATCAGTTGGAACGGGCGATCCGCGATCTTGCAGACCGCAAGACGCGCCTCGAACGGCAGATGAACGAAGCCAACCGCGAGTTCTCCAGTGTGGCTGAAAAGATTGCTGCGCTGCCCGATCCCGATGAGAAGCGGGCCGTTGTCGAAGCTGCGGAGACGGCTGTCGCCGAAGCCGAAGCGGTCATCCAGGCGGTCGAACAAGCGCTCTCCGCAGCGCGCGAGAAAGAAGCGCTTTCACGCGCGCCGGTCGATCAGGCGCGCTCGAAGTTGAATGCGCTGGAAACCGAGGGCCGGACGATCTCGCGCATGCTTGCTGCAGGTGCGGCGGCAGGGGAATTTTCGCCGGTTGCCGATGAGCTCCGCGTCGATCGCGGCTTCGAAACGGCCTTGGGCGCTGCCCTCGGCGACGATCTGGAATCGCCACTTGATCCGAAGGCGCCCGCCCACTGGTCGGGAAATGGTGATGGCACTTCCGATCCCGCACTGCCGACCGGGGCCGTGCCCTTGCTGAACCATGTCGGCGCCCCGGCTGCATTGACGCGCCGCTTGAAGCAGATTGGCCTGGTCGCCGACGGCGACGCGATGCGGTTGATGAACGACTTGAAGCCCGGTCAGCGCCTGGTGACCAAAGATGGCGCCGTCTTCCGCTGGGATGGCCATGTGACCGGTGCCGATGCCCCGAGTGGCGCCGCCTTGCGCCTCGCCCAGAAGAACCGCCTCGGCGAGCTGGAAAGAGAAGTGTCGCTTGCTCGCGATGTTTTGGCTCAATCGGAGGAACGGCTTGCCATGGCGGGCGAAGCCATTCGCGGCGAGGAACGCAGGCTTGGCGAAGCGCGTGACATGAACCGCCTATCGGTCCGTCACCTTGCTGAAGCGCGCGACGCGCTGGCTGCCGCCGAACGAGCCTCCGGCGATCTCATCCGCCGTCGCGACGTGGTTGCAGAAGCCGTCAGCCAGCTCCAGTCGCAGCAGGAAGACCTCGCCGTTCAGGAAGAGACCGCGCGCATCGAGCTCGAGGACGCGCCGGATCTCACCACACTCGACGGCAGGCTGCGCATTCAACAGGCAGAAGTCGCGACTGATCGCGGTCTTGCGGCCGAAGCGCGCGCCCGCCACGAAAGCCTGAACCGCGAGAACGAAGCCCGAAAGCGCCGCATCATTGCGATCGGCCAGGAGCGCGAGACCTGGCGCCAGCGCGCCGCAAGCGCCGAGGATCACATCGCGACCCTGCGCGATCGCGAGGAGGAGGCCCGCGAGGAAGCGGCCGAACTCGAAATGGCGCCGGATGAGTTCGAAGACAAGCGCCAGGCGCTGCTGAACGAACTGCAAAGAGCAGAAGCCGCCCGCCGTGGGGCCGCCGATCTTCTCGCTGCGGCCGAACTCGTGCAGCGCGAAGCCGATCATAAGGCCGCCACCGCGCTTTCCGAGCTTGCCGAAAGCCGCGAGCGCCGCGCCCGCGCCGAAGAACGCCTCGTCTCTGCGCGCGAGAAGCGGCAGGAGAGCGAAAGCCGAATTCGGGAAATGCTCAATGTTGCGCCGCATGAAGCCTACCGCCTGACAGGCCTGCAGGCCATGCAGTCCGTTCCCGACTTGCGCGATGTCGAGCGCGAGCTGGAGCGGCTGAAGATGGAGCGCGAGCGCCTCGGTGCCGTGAATCTTCGCGCCGAGGAGGAGCAGAAGGAGCTCACCGAGAAGCTCGAGGCGCTGATCAAGGAGCGTGACGACGTCATCGACGCCATTCGCAAGCTCCGCGGTGCGATCCAGAGCCTCAACCGCGAGGGCCGCGAACGTCTGATCGCTGCCTTCGATGTCGTCAACGGTCAGTTCCAGCGCCTCTTCACCCATCTTTTCGGTGGCGGCACGGCGGAGCTTCAGCTGATCGAATCCGATGATCCTCTGGAGGCGGGCCTGGAAATCCTCGCCCGCCCGCCCGGCAAGAAGCCGCAGACGATGACACTGCTTTCGGGCGGCGAGCAGGCGCTTACGGCCATGGCCCTGATTTTTGCCGTCTTCCTCACAAATCCTGCGCCGATCTGCGTGCTGGACGAGGTGGATGCGCCGCTGGACGATCACAACGTCGAGCGCTATTGCAATCTGATGGACGAAATGGCTGCCTCGACGGAGACTCGATTCGTGATCATTACTCACAATCCGATCACCATGGCGCGCATGAATCGACTCTTTGGTGTAACGATGGCCGAGCAAGGTGTATCGCAGCTTGTTTCCGTCGACTTGCAAACCGCCGAACGCCTTCGCGAAACGGCCTGA
- the ppdK gene encoding pyruvate, phosphate dikinase: MTKLVYTFGSGQAEGRARDHDVLGGKGANLAEMCSLGLPVPPGFTIVADACSAYYTLGRRIDAGLKNEVRRGLETIERATGRQFGAKDRPLLLSVRSGARISMPGMMDTVLNLGLNDETVQALGHDAGDARFAWDSYRRFIQMYADVVMGLDHEIFEEILEDQKARLGHELETELTAGDWQHVVSLYKELIEEELGEEFPQDPEEQLWGAIGAVFASWMSARAVTYRQLHNIPGGWGTAVNVQAMVFGNLGNASATGVAFTRNPSTGERSLYGEFLVNAQGEDVVAGIRTPQSITEEGRINSGSDRPSLEKLMPEAFEELTGICAELEAHYRDMQDIEFTIERGKLWMLQTRSGKRSTKAAMKIAVDMVDEKLITEEQAVLRIEPSTLDQLLHPTIDPRVDRQVIGTGLPASPGAATGAIVFTAEEAVAAEEEGRKVILLRVETSPEDIHGMHAAEGILTTRGGMTSHAAVVARGMGVPCVVGAGTMRIDLRNERLIGVGVTLKKGDIITIDGSAGQVLKGEVPMIQPELSGDFGRIMGWADRLRRMTVRTNADTPADARAARAFGAEGIGLCRTEHMFFEGERIHVMREMILAEDEKGRRAALDKLLPMQRLDFTGLFTVMHGLPVTIRLLDPPLHEFLPKIEEEIVDVAAAMGMEAAALRQRVEALHEFNPMLGHRGCRLAISYPEIVEMQARAIFEAAVAAAQETGSAVVPEIMVPLVGLRSELDYVKERIDAVAGEVMAEAGMKIDYLVGTMIELPRAALRAHKIAEAAEFFSFGTNDLTQTTFGISRDDASAFIPTYQRKGIIEHDPFISLDFDGVGELISIAAERGRRTRNDMKLGICGEHGGDPASIHFCETIGLDYVSCSPFRVPIARLAAAQAVISNGQRR; the protein is encoded by the coding sequence ATGACCAAACTGGTCTATACGTTCGGCAGCGGTCAGGCGGAAGGTCGCGCGCGCGACCATGACGTTCTCGGCGGTAAGGGCGCCAATCTGGCCGAGATGTGCAGCCTTGGCCTGCCGGTGCCGCCAGGCTTTACCATTGTCGCCGATGCCTGCAGCGCTTATTACACGCTCGGCAGACGGATCGATGCGGGCCTGAAAAATGAAGTCCGCCGGGGACTGGAGACGATCGAGAGGGCGACTGGTCGGCAGTTCGGCGCAAAGGATCGGCCGCTGCTCTTGTCCGTCCGCTCAGGCGCCCGCATTTCCATGCCGGGCATGATGGACACGGTTCTCAATCTCGGCCTCAACGACGAAACCGTGCAGGCGTTGGGACATGATGCGGGCGACGCCCGTTTTGCCTGGGATAGCTACCGCCGCTTCATCCAGATGTATGCTGATGTCGTCATGGGCCTCGATCACGAAATTTTTGAGGAGATCCTGGAAGACCAGAAGGCGCGTCTCGGCCATGAGCTCGAAACCGAGTTGACAGCCGGCGATTGGCAGCATGTCGTTTCCCTTTATAAGGAGCTGATCGAGGAGGAACTCGGTGAGGAATTCCCGCAGGATCCCGAAGAGCAACTGTGGGGTGCCATCGGTGCCGTATTCGCAAGCTGGATGAGCGCGCGCGCCGTCACCTATCGCCAGCTCCATAACATTCCGGGAGGCTGGGGCACGGCCGTCAACGTCCAGGCCATGGTCTTCGGCAATCTCGGCAATGCGTCGGCAACCGGTGTCGCCTTCACGCGCAATCCCTCGACCGGCGAAAGGTCGCTCTACGGCGAATTCCTTGTGAATGCGCAAGGCGAAGACGTCGTCGCCGGCATCCGCACGCCCCAAAGCATTACGGAGGAGGGCCGCATCAACTCCGGTTCCGACCGCCCGTCGCTGGAAAAGCTGATGCCGGAGGCTTTCGAGGAACTCACCGGTATCTGCGCCGAGCTCGAAGCGCACTACCGCGACATGCAGGACATCGAATTCACGATCGAGCGCGGCAAGCTATGGATGCTGCAGACGCGCTCCGGCAAGCGCTCGACAAAGGCAGCGATGAAGATCGCCGTCGATATGGTGGATGAGAAGCTTATAACCGAAGAGCAGGCGGTGCTGCGCATCGAGCCGTCAACGCTCGACCAGCTTCTGCACCCGACGATCGATCCTCGCGTGGACCGCCAGGTGATCGGTACCGGATTGCCGGCTTCGCCGGGGGCTGCGACCGGTGCGATCGTCTTCACCGCGGAAGAGGCAGTCGCGGCGGAAGAGGAGGGCCGCAAGGTCATCCTGCTTCGCGTCGAAACGAGCCCGGAGGACATCCACGGCATGCATGCCGCAGAAGGTATCCTCACCACGCGCGGCGGTATGACCAGCCACGCAGCGGTGGTTGCCCGCGGCATGGGCGTCCCCTGCGTGGTCGGTGCGGGAACGATGCGCATCGATCTCCGCAACGAGCGCCTTATTGGTGTTGGCGTGACGCTGAAAAAGGGCGACATCATCACCATCGACGGCTCGGCCGGGCAGGTATTGAAGGGCGAGGTTCCGATGATCCAGCCGGAGCTTTCCGGGGATTTCGGCCGCATCATGGGCTGGGCCGACAGGCTCCGCCGCATGACGGTGCGCACCAATGCCGATACGCCCGCCGACGCGCGCGCTGCGCGTGCCTTCGGCGCGGAAGGCATCGGCCTTTGCCGCACCGAACATATGTTCTTCGAAGGCGAGCGCATCCATGTCATGCGTGAGATGATCCTCGCCGAAGACGAGAAGGGCAGACGTGCTGCGCTCGACAAGCTGCTGCCAATGCAGCGGTTGGATTTCACGGGCCTCTTCACCGTCATGCACGGCCTGCCGGTGACGATCCGCTTGCTCGATCCGCCGCTCCACGAATTCCTGCCGAAGATTGAGGAAGAGATCGTGGATGTCGCCGCTGCCATGGGCATGGAGGCGGCCGCACTCCGCCAGCGTGTGGAGGCGCTGCACGAATTCAACCCGATGCTCGGCCACCGCGGCTGCCGGCTTGCCATTTCCTATCCCGAGATCGTCGAAATGCAGGCGCGCGCCATTTTCGAGGCGGCCGTTGCCGCCGCGCAGGAAACGGGGTCGGCCGTCGTCCCGGAAATCATGGTGCCGCTCGTCGGCCTGCGTTCAGAGTTGGATTACGTGAAGGAACGGATCGACGCGGTTGCCGGGGAGGTGATGGCCGAGGCTGGCATGAAGATCGACTATCTCGTCGGAACCATGATCGAGTTGCCGCGGGCAGCCCTGCGCGCACACAAGATCGCCGAGGCAGCCGAGTTCTTCTCCTTCGGCACCAATGACCTGACGCAGACGACCTTCGGCATTTCGCGTGACGATGCCTCCGCCTTTATCCCGACTTACCAGCGCAAGGGGATCATCGAGCACGATCCTTTCATCTCCCTGGATTTCGACGGTGTCGGCGAGCTGATCAGCATCGCTGCAGAACGCGGCAGGCGCACACGCAATGACATGAAGCTCGGCATTTGCGGCGAGCACGGCGGCGATCCTGCCTCGATCCATTTCTGTGAGACGATCGGCCTCGATTATGTCTCCTGTTCGCCGTTCCGCGTGCCGATTGCGCGGCTCGCGGCGGCTCAGGCCGTCATCAGTAACGGTCAGCGGCGGTAA
- a CDS encoding DUF1499 domain-containing protein, which translates to MAIRFDRPVSSSARFARRFGAFALVLWVAVLVAHRFGGLATPYLVLLLLVSIGFALLAALLAAIGLRSLWVSGAEGGLDALKALIFAILPLGFGGFIAERYFTLPAIYDVSTDVVSAPDWLSPPHADQIWMKRNPDGSPQARDQQLLAYPELTGRRYEGAIDRVLEAVRKVAKLDGITITASAGEGEPVRDLEDAPARPQPDGDAVAEAPDQVPVPTPRPYEDDVAKLIRDANGVTLQGETRTLIIGLHFDVVIRLREEAETTFVDLRVASRYGQHDLGLSAEIADHYLEALDMELLGIAG; encoded by the coding sequence ATGGCCATCCGCTTTGACCGCCCCGTTTCCAGTTCGGCCCGCTTCGCGCGGCGCTTCGGGGCGTTTGCACTGGTCCTCTGGGTCGCGGTGCTGGTCGCGCACCGCTTCGGCGGGCTTGCCACGCCCTATCTCGTGCTGCTCTTGCTTGTCTCCATCGGCTTTGCGCTGCTTGCCGCCTTGCTTGCGGCCATCGGTCTTAGAAGCCTCTGGGTGTCCGGAGCCGAAGGCGGCCTCGATGCGTTGAAAGCGCTGATCTTTGCGATCCTTCCCCTGGGTTTCGGCGGATTCATCGCAGAGCGCTATTTCACGCTGCCGGCCATCTACGACGTGTCGACGGATGTCGTTTCAGCGCCAGACTGGCTTTCGCCGCCACATGCAGATCAGATCTGGATGAAACGCAATCCCGACGGGTCGCCGCAGGCGCGCGACCAGCAGCTCCTCGCCTATCCGGAACTGACCGGTCGGCGTTATGAAGGCGCGATCGACCGCGTCCTCGAAGCGGTCAGGAAAGTGGCGAAGCTGGATGGCATCACGATCACCGCAAGTGCTGGCGAAGGCGAACCGGTCCGCGATCTCGAGGATGCGCCGGCAAGGCCGCAGCCGGATGGCGATGCCGTCGCCGAAGCGCCCGATCAGGTTCCCGTTCCCACGCCGAGGCCCTATGAGGACGATGTCGCAAAGCTCATTCGCGACGCAAACGGCGTGACGCTTCAGGGCGAAACGCGCACGCTCATCATCGGCCTGCACTTCGACGTCGTCATCCGGCTGCGGGAAGAAGCCGAAACCACTTTCGTCGACCTCCGCGTCGCCTCCCGCTACGGCCAGCACGACCTTGGCCTCAGCGCCGAAATCGCCGACCATTATCTCGAAGCCCTCGACATGGAACTTCTGGGCATTGCGGGGTAA
- a CDS encoding SDR family oxidoreductase, whose protein sequence is MSDAALRILIIGGYGTFGARLAQLLCDDERFCLLIAGRSLAKAVAFVTSLGGKAGKEPVEFDRNGDVYKQLSALRPAVTVDASGPFQTMGDSFRVPRACISLGIDYADLADSREFVRKIAALDAEARAARVFVLSGLSSFPALSFAALDRLAQDFSRIDHVSSGIAPSPHADVGPNVVQAIASYAGKPVPILRNGRSATGHGLIDWHRVTVAPPGCIPLKSRCFRLVDAPDLDLLPQRFEGLCSVFTGAATTPQILQRLLAATAQLVRIKLLSSLLAIAPLMHRASKLLATGEHRGGMFVHVSGADRGGKPLEASWHLVAEGDDGPFIPVAGLEALIRKLANGNRPADGARSADGEFPLQAFERCFKRFAIQSGTRQVGPADVDLPLYRRLLGSAWERLPRAIAATHDTSEGGHKLSGRASVERGTGLLASIIAAAVGFPKAQDDVAVSVCFTTKGRTELWTRDFGGAGFGSVQLEGNGRDAHLLAEDFGPFRILMAVVPDGAKLRFIVRGWRFFGIPLPLVLAPRGDTYEEEREGRFHFHVEVGGPLTGLIVSYAGWLEKDGV, encoded by the coding sequence ATGAGCGATGCAGCACTTCGCATTCTCATCATAGGCGGCTATGGAACGTTCGGCGCCAGGCTGGCGCAGCTTCTTTGCGACGACGAGCGTTTCTGCCTGCTGATCGCAGGACGTTCGCTTGCCAAGGCGGTTGCTTTCGTGACCAGTCTGGGCGGCAAAGCCGGCAAGGAGCCAGTGGAGTTCGACCGCAACGGCGATGTTTACAAGCAGCTGTCTGCGCTCCGGCCCGCCGTGACCGTAGACGCTTCCGGACCGTTCCAGACGATGGGCGATAGCTTTCGCGTGCCGAGGGCCTGCATATCGCTCGGCATCGATTACGCCGATCTGGCAGACAGCCGCGAATTCGTCCGCAAGATCGCAGCGCTTGATGCGGAAGCGCGGGCGGCGCGCGTATTCGTGCTGTCGGGGCTGAGCAGCTTTCCTGCTCTCTCCTTTGCCGCGCTCGACCGTCTGGCACAGGATTTTTCGCGGATCGACCACGTTTCATCGGGTATTGCGCCCTCGCCGCATGCCGACGTCGGTCCCAACGTCGTCCAGGCGATTGCGAGCTATGCAGGAAAGCCCGTGCCGATCCTGCGCAACGGCCGTTCAGCGACTGGCCATGGGCTGATCGACTGGCATCGAGTGACGGTCGCACCGCCCGGATGCATCCCGCTCAAAAGCAGATGTTTCAGACTGGTTGACGCGCCGGATCTCGATCTCTTGCCTCAACGGTTCGAAGGCCTTTGCTCTGTATTCACCGGTGCGGCAACAACTCCACAGATCCTGCAACGGCTGCTGGCCGCAACGGCGCAACTGGTGCGGATCAAGCTTCTTTCCTCGCTGCTGGCGATTGCCCCGTTGATGCATCGGGCAAGCAAGCTCCTCGCCACCGGCGAACACCGGGGCGGCATGTTCGTCCACGTCTCGGGAGCGGATCGGGGCGGCAAGCCGCTTGAAGCGAGCTGGCATCTGGTCGCGGAAGGCGATGACGGGCCGTTCATTCCTGTCGCCGGGCTGGAGGCCCTGATCCGAAAGCTTGCGAATGGCAATCGACCGGCCGATGGTGCGCGTTCGGCGGACGGCGAGTTTCCTCTCCAGGCGTTCGAAAGATGTTTCAAGCGTTTCGCCATCCAAAGCGGCACACGCCAGGTTGGGCCGGCAGATGTGGACCTGCCCCTCTATCGGCGCCTGCTCGGCTCGGCCTGGGAACGGCTACCCCGTGCGATTGCCGCGACGCATGACACAAGCGAAGGCGGACACAAGCTCTCGGGCCGTGCAAGCGTGGAGCGTGGTACCGGTTTGCTTGCCTCGATCATCGCTGCCGCCGTGGGCTTTCCGAAAGCGCAGGATGATGTTGCGGTCAGCGTATGTTTCACCACCAAAGGCAGAACAGAGCTGTGGACACGCGATTTCGGCGGTGCTGGGTTTGGCAGCGTGCAACTGGAGGGAAATGGGCGCGATGCGCATCTGCTCGCTGAAGATTTCGGGCCTTTCCGGATTCTGATGGCTGTGGTGCCGGATGGCGCAAAGCTACGTTTCATCGTTCGCGGCTGGCGATTTTTCGGGATCCCCCTGCCTTTGGTGCTGGCGCCTCGCGGGGATACCTACGAGGAGGAGCGCGAAGGCCGGTTCCATTTCCATGTGGAGGTGGGCGGTCCTCTGACCGGGCTGATCGTGAGCTATGCCGGATGGCTGGAAAAAGACGGCGTTTGA
- a CDS encoding thiol-disulfide oxidoreductase DCC family protein: MRRNDYSYRSDAAVPTFPDDKPVIIFDGECVFCSGWVKFALRHDKAGRYRFLAAQSPLGAALYRHYGLDERDYETNILIEDGRAHFKSEGSIRMIARLGFPWSLVSIFYILPRPLADRLYEFVARNRLKIAGRRTTCYVPSPEERSRFLA, encoded by the coding sequence ATGAGACGCAATGACTATAGCTATCGGAGCGATGCTGCTGTTCCGACCTTTCCGGATGACAAGCCGGTCATCATCTTCGACGGCGAATGCGTCTTCTGCTCCGGCTGGGTGAAATTCGCGCTGAGGCACGACAAGGCCGGGCGGTACCGCTTCCTTGCCGCGCAATCGCCGCTCGGCGCGGCACTCTACCGGCACTACGGCCTGGATGAGCGGGACTACGAGACGAATATCCTGATCGAAGACGGCCGTGCGCATTTCAAATCCGAGGGTTCGATCCGCATGATTGCGCGGCTCGGCTTTCCCTGGTCGCTCGTCAGTATCTTTTATATCCTGCCGCGCCCGCTTGCCGACCGGCTCTATGAGTTCGTCGCCAGGAACCGCCTGAAAATCGCCGGGCGCCGGACAACCTGCTACGTGCCTTCGCCCGAGGAGCGGAGCCGCTTCCTGGCATGA
- a CDS encoding MBL fold metallo-hydrolase yields the protein MPSPTFDLAFDPHYGRAVNVAPGVQRITANNPSPFTFHGTNSYIVGTSAVAVIDPGPENEAHFEALIKALMGRTVTHIVITHTHRDHSPLAAKLQKETGAVTVGEGSHRVARPLYDGEVNPFAESADMHFVPDIALGDGETIKGYGWALTAVLTPGHAANHAAFALEGTGILFSGDHVMAWSTSIVAPPDGSMADYMASLDKLIARRDHLLFPGHGGPVKRPASFVRALKTHRRMRERAIVERIKAGDQLIPDMVKVIYRDTDPRLHGAAALSVFAHIEDLVERGIVQANGPPSLFGAYRLSAGAGR from the coding sequence ATGCCCAGCCCGACATTCGACCTTGCCTTCGACCCTCACTATGGACGCGCGGTGAACGTTGCGCCGGGGGTCCAGCGCATCACGGCCAACAATCCGAGCCCTTTCACCTTCCACGGCACCAACAGCTACATCGTCGGTACCTCGGCCGTCGCAGTCATCGATCCGGGACCTGAGAACGAGGCGCATTTTGAGGCACTGATCAAGGCCTTGATGGGCCGGACTGTCACGCATATCGTCATCACCCATACGCATCGCGACCACTCACCGCTTGCCGCGAAGTTGCAGAAAGAGACAGGCGCCGTTACCGTCGGCGAAGGTAGTCACCGGGTAGCAAGGCCGCTTTACGATGGCGAGGTCAATCCCTTTGCCGAAAGCGCCGATATGCATTTCGTGCCGGATATCGCGCTTGGCGACGGCGAGACCATCAAGGGGTACGGATGGGCGCTGACGGCGGTGCTGACCCCGGGACACGCCGCAAACCACGCGGCTTTCGCGCTTGAAGGAACCGGCATCCTTTTTTCCGGCGACCATGTCATGGCCTGGTCGACCTCCATCGTAGCGCCGCCGGATGGCTCGATGGCCGACTACATGGCCTCGCTCGACAAGCTGATCGCGCGCCGCGATCACCTGCTTTTCCCCGGCCATGGCGGACCGGTGAAACGTCCCGCCTCCTTCGTGCGGGCGCTAAAGACGCACCGGCGCATGCGTGAGCGCGCCATCGTGGAGCGGATCAAGGCGGGCGACCAGCTGATCCCCGACATGGTGAAGGTGATCTACCGCGACACAGACCCCAGGCTGCACGGCGCCGCCGCACTCTCCGTCTTCGCGCATATCGAGGATTTGGTGGAACGCGGGATCGTGCAGGCCAACGGACCCCCTTCGCTCTTCGGGGCCTATCGACTGTCAGCTGGAGCGGGGCGATGA